The Lates calcarifer isolate ASB-BC8 unplaced genomic scaffold, TLL_Latcal_v3 _unitig_2354_quiver_889, whole genome shotgun sequence genome segment gctaacgttagctctgTGGCTTCAGGCCGCGGCGGCGAACAGTCGGTGTTAACGGGCAGATAAACGGTGAATCTGACCCAAAGCGGCGGATACATGAGCGTAACCCGGTGACCCGTCGGTGTCCTATGGAGCGGGCTGACCGGGGGAAAGACGCCCGCCTGCTGAAGAACCAGCCGTACGACGAGAGCCTGGAGGTGATCGACTCCGAGGAGGTAGCGAGCGTCTACAGCCCGACCCCAGGCAGCCAGCGCCAGGTAACAACAGCGGCCAGCCCCGGCCTCACCGCCCGGCTCAGGGGCGCTGAGCCCGGCGGTCTGAACCGCAGACACCCGCCAGGAACTAAGACAGGaaaactgcagctgatgaaGAGTCTTTAATGTGATTTAGGCTCTGTAGGAAATATTACAAAGTCTGAATGTAAGTTACAGAGCAAAGTTTACACGGTgtcttcatccatccatttctgCGGTTCATCCGGGTCATGGTGaatcattatttattcacattaaagctgaaacaattaaacTAAAACTAACTCCGTCATGTATTGATCATCTCATGTTTCCAATCAATACTAGTGAGAAAATACCAAACATCTATCTGGTGACTCTTTGGAGGTCCCTGGACCCtaggttggaaaccactggacACTAGCTCAGTGTACAGGAACAGTTACAGTACTTCCTGTAGTTACAGTCTGACAGTAAAGTACTCTGTCGTGCCTCTGATCAGATGATTGATCCTGATCACTGAGGATGTTGCAGGTGGAGCTGTGTGACCTGCGTCAGGTGACACTCACCTGTCGCTGTGTGTCCTGTCAGTCAGAGtccaggaggagcaggggggGTCGCGGACTGATGTCGGCCAACAGCAGCAGCGACGAGTTCCACGAGGACCACAAGCCTCAGAGGCCCAGGGAGGTGCTGGGGGGTCAGCCCGGGGTCAGCCCcaacgaggaggaggagggaggaggaggaggaagacgaggaggaggaggactctgATGAGGAGGACACGGACGATGACGACGAGCCGGGACAGGCTCCGGAGGGAGCGTACGACCCGGCAGACTACGCCAACCTGCCAGTCAGCACCGAGGTCAAAGAGCTGTTCCAGTACATCACACGgtgaggaggtcaaaggtcaaacaccGTCACACGTCTGGTTTCACCTGAGGCTCatcaacacagaaaaagctGCTGGTTGGTTGTGGAtcaattgattagttgattgatcGTCACCTGTTCTGTGTCAGGTACACTCCTCAGTCCATAGACCTGGAGCACAGTCTGAAGCCCTTCATCCCAGACTTCATCCCCGCTGTGGGCGACATCGACGCCTTCCTGAAGGTAAACGCTCGTCAC includes the following:
- the ift46 gene encoding LOW QUALITY PROTEIN: intraflagellar transport protein 46 homolog (The sequence of the model RefSeq protein was modified relative to this genomic sequence to represent the inferred CDS: inserted 2 bases in 1 codon) gives rise to the protein MERADRGKDARLLKNQPYDESLEVIDSEEVASVYSPTPGSQRQSESRRSRGGRGLMSANSSSDEFHEDHKPQRPREVLGGQPGVSPNEEEEXEEEEEDEEEEDSDEEDTDDDDEPGQAPEGAYDPADYANLPVSTEVKELFQYITRYTPQSIDLEHSLKPFIPDFIPAVGDIDAFLKVPRPDGKADGLGLLVLDEPSVKQSDPTVLSLWLSEESKQHGATELKKVTSVASPQSNPRVVDSWVESISALHRSKPPASVQYVRSMPDIDSLMQEWPAELEELLGRLRLPPARLRCSLTQYADAVCALLDIPVYSSRIQSLHLLFSLYLEFRDSQHFTRRAQT